A window of Adhaeribacter arboris genomic DNA:
TTTCGGTTGGTTTCTAAATCTACCCCCGATAACTCCACATTGCTGCGCTGTAACTGAAATCGCAAAACATCATTTTTAGTAACAATACCTTGTTCAAAGAACCGCTGCGCCTGTTTTATTTGCCGGTCAATGGCTTGCAGGTTTTGGTCAACTACTTTTTTACTTTGCTGCAGCTTATACAAGTTGTAATAAGCGTTAGTGATGTTGTAAATAATTTCTTCCTGGTCTTTATCGGCGTCTAAACGCGCTATATCGGTAAGCAATTGGGTACTTTCGCGAGCATAACGCAATTTATTACCGGCAAATAGCACTTCTTGCAGACCAGCAATTCCTATAGCGGCATCAGCATGTTTTGGCAAAATTACTGGCTGCTGTTCGGGGGTTAACTGTACTTTGTTGGCCAGTATTTCGGCGTGGTTGTAAGTATAACTAACACTACCTGTAGGCAAGCGGCTATCCAAAGCCTGATGGTACCGCACAATTGCTTGGTCAATTTTGGATTGAGCTAGTTTTAAATTTTTACTATTGCGTACACCTAAATCTACGGCTTCGCTTAACGCGAGTACCTTTACATTCTGCGCCGAGGCAGTAAAGGAATGTACACCTAAAATAATGACTAGAATTGGTTTGTAAAGCTGACTTAAGTAGCTCCATTCTACCTGACGGAAAAGATTCCGAAGTTTCGATTTCATTTTTTTAATAAATATGCTTGTAAATAATCCAGTATAAAATGTTTAATGCGGGGTCTTAGTTGCGCTTCCAGTACATCCGGATCATTTAAATCCATGTGCAACAATCGGGATGAAATATGTGTGGAATTAGAGATGTAATATTTGGTGCCCAGAATGCTGGCAATGGTCATCTCAACGTCAACCGGCCGGAAAGTGCCATTATCGATGCCTTCCTGGATAATAGCTCTTATGGCATCAATATTATTCAAAACCTGTTCAGTAATGGTACTAATAATTTCCGGACGTTGATTTAAAGAAAGTTCGCGTTGAATAAGCCGGTGAAAACAATTATTTGCCAGTACGCGATCCAGGTAAATATCGATTGCTTGGGTTAATTTCTCCCAGGATGAGATGGGCTTTTCTTTTATGGCTAATAAGGCTTGCCGCAGGGTATTTATTCGCCTTTCTAAAACGGCTTTAAGCAGGCCATCTTTCGAACCAAAGTAGTAGTTTAACATGGCGATATTAACTCCAGCCTCAGTTGCTAAATAACGCGTAGAAGCTCCTTCGTAACCAACCTCACCGAAAACTCTCTCGGCTATTTCTATAATATGTTCTTTCTTATCAAGCCTCATGATTTCTCTTGAACATCAAACTATATGCAAGATTAATCAATCGATTGATTAAATACAAAAATAATCTTAAATATTTATTAATCGACTTTTAGTAGTGATGTTTTAGGCGTTTAGTTGCTCCAAAACGAGATATCAAGAAAAAGGATGCAGAATTAGTACTAACTCGCTGAACTTACAGTAAAACAGCTAGTAAAAGTAAGTATGTATAACCAAGCAACCTCCCTTTATACTTTGCGTTTTTTAAGGTGAAGTAGTTTTATTGCCAGAATGCTTAATATTACATTTTCAACCGCACCTACGTGCGCAAACCCTATAAAGATGAACTTTAAGAGTAACAAAGAAAAAATCAGTTATATCATTGGCCGCGATATGGCCACTAATTTCCGGAAACAAGGTCTGGAAGTAGATCCCGAAATATTTTTACAAGGTTTTAAAGAAGCAACCGCGGGTCAGAAATCGCAGCTTAGCCCGGATGATGTACAAGCGGCCATGATGGAACTTCAGCAATTAATGGCAAGTCGCCAGAATACGACAGATAATCGGCAGGGAGAAATCAATCAACAAGAAGGCGAAGCTTTCCTGGCAGAAAACAGAAACCGTCCGGACGTAGTTACTTTGCCAAGTGGTCTGCAATATCAGGTTCTTAACCAAGGTTCCGGTAAATCTCCTTCTAAAACCGATTCCGTTACTACCCATTATCACGGCACTTTATTAGATGGAACTGTATTTGATTCGTCGTACGAACGGGGCGAACCTGCTACTTTCCCGGTAAACGGGGTAATTGCCGGTTGGACAGAGGCCTTGCAAAAAATGAAAGAAGGCGATAAGTGGCGTTTATTTATTCCGGCGAATTTAGCTTACGGAACGCGGGGTGCCGGCGGCGATATTGGCCCCAATGCCACCCTCATCTTTGATGTAGAATTGTTAACAGTAAATTAATTATTATAAACCCGAAAGCAGAACTAATTTTAGGAGGGAAGTTTCTTGGAACATTCCTTCTAAAATTAGTTCTGCTTTCGGGTAAAAAACAGGCAAAACGGAGACAATGCTGGTGGAGTTAATAGAAGAATATTACCCGGAAAAAGGTTACTCCAGCGATTATCTCCTTTTAACGGCGGAAACGCTGGAAATTAAGCATCATTCTCACCGGTATATTTTGCCCTTAGATCAAATTGAATCTATTGATTTACGACATATCCGGTTATTGTTTTATTATTTAGCCGGCGGGTTTACGGTTACTCTTTCCTTAATCGCTATTCTAAGCTATTTTATTTCTCCCTTGCCTGGTTTATTACTGGTTTTACTTGGTATTATCGGGCTTTATTTCGGTTTGAAAGGAAAAATAAGTTTGCAGATAAGTACCACTACCGACGATTATGTTTTTTGGTTTTCGGGTAAGTACCCTCCCTTTCTAAAATTTATTAATGCGGTCCGTCATCGTATCATCATGCAAAGTGCCCTAAACTCCGAAAATTTAAATTTAACGGAAGAGTAATTATTTGCACTCAGGTTCTTCGAAACATCATACAATTATTTAGTATCAACGCTTCTTTCCAACAATTCTTCATCTACTTACAACTTTCTGAAAGCTAACCAACCTAAATTTTACATCTGGTTTTTATTAGCCATTCGTCCATTTATTTAAAATAGCAGCTTGCTCTTTACCAGCCTTCTCGTTGGGGGTGATTTCGAAGCGGCGCGTTTCAGTAGCTACTAAAGGAAATTCCAAGGTAAGCATTTGTCCATCTCGGTTTATAAGCAAACTAATTGGCTGACCAGCCCGCGCCCCTGATAAGGATAGATTCACGCCGTCGGTTATACGGTAACCATTTAAAGCGATAATTTCGTCGTTTACATTTAACCCACCTTGCCAGGCGCTACCATCCCGGAGTACAGTAGTAACTATTTGTTTCCCGGTAGTTAAAGAGACCTTTGCTCCTAAACTAGCTTCCGGTTTGTTGGTATTTAAGTTCACAAAGTGCAATCCGGCATAATTAAAATAGGCGACGTAGTCGGGAGTTTTAGTACCATAAATATAATCATTAAAAAAAGCATCCAACTTTCCGCCTGCTACACTCTCAGCTGCTTGTTTAAATTCCGCGTCCGTAAAACCACGGTCCAGTTTTTTATAATATTGCTGATACAATTGACGCATTAAATCGTCTAAATTTTTTCGACCTTTCGTGCGCTGCAAAATTTCCAGGTTTAATAATGTGCCAATAACGGAGCCTTTAGAATAATAAGAAGTTCCGGCATTTATGGAGTTTTCGTTGGGCCGGTAATATTTAATCCAGGCATCAAAACTCGACTCAGCCGCCGATTGTACCCGGACACCCGGAGTATTTTCGAGGTCGCTTATTTCTTTCGCAATAGTATTTAAATATTGTTCGTTCGACTGAAATCCACTGCGGCGCACAATTAAATTAGCGTAGTAACTAGTAAAACCCTCCGAAACCCACAGTAAATTAGTATATGTTTCGGCATCGTAATTAAATGGACCTAAACCAGCCGGCCGCAAACGTTTTATGTTCCAAAGGTGAAAGTACTCGTGGGCAGCCAAACTTAGAATGCTATTATAACCGGCGGCGCTAGCATAATTCCATTTTTTCACCTGCAAGGTTGTAGAATATTTATGCT
This region includes:
- a CDS encoding TolC family protein, producing MKSKLRNLFRQVEWSYLSQLYKPILVIILGVHSFTASAQNVKVLALSEAVDLGVRNSKNLKLAQSKIDQAIVRYHQALDSRLPTGSVSYTYNHAEILANKVQLTPEQQPVILPKHADAAIGIAGLQEVLFAGNKLRYARESTQLLTDIARLDADKDQEEIIYNITNAYYNLYKLQQSKKVVDQNLQAIDRQIKQAQRFFEQGIVTKNDVLRFQLQRSNVELSGVDLETNRKIVVYNLGILLGLPDNTDLQTEELHNPVSEAPALTSFMETAFANRQELKSLSLNSQVADLNIKSIKADAMPTVLVGTNAYYVNLKGPFLPQTNGFIAPVTAAATVAWNFDRIWQNKNKISEARIQKTQLDITRDLTTDQVKTEVNQNYQNYVKALERIKILETSIVQARENDRTTASQYQNKVATATERVDAQSELFQAQINLELARADAQIAYYTLLKSTGKISQK
- a CDS encoding TetR/AcrR family transcriptional regulator translates to MRLDKKEHIIEIAERVFGEVGYEGASTRYLATEAGVNIAMLNYYFGSKDGLLKAVLERRINTLRQALLAIKEKPISSWEKLTQAIDIYLDRVLANNCFHRLIQRELSLNQRPEIISTITEQVLNNIDAIRAIIQEGIDNGTFRPVDVEMTIASILGTKYYISNSTHISSRLLHMDLNDPDVLEAQLRPRIKHFILDYLQAYLLKK
- a CDS encoding FKBP-type peptidyl-prolyl cis-trans isomerase, with protein sequence MNFKSNKEKISYIIGRDMATNFRKQGLEVDPEIFLQGFKEATAGQKSQLSPDDVQAAMMELQQLMASRQNTTDNRQGEINQQEGEAFLAENRNRPDVVTLPSGLQYQVLNQGSGKSPSKTDSVTTHYHGTLLDGTVFDSSYERGEPATFPVNGVIAGWTEALQKMKEGDKWRLFIPANLAYGTRGAGGDIGPNATLIFDVELLTVN
- a CDS encoding M61 family metallopeptidase: MSLSNNKRILLFTFSIIFLPIKIWAAANITYTLAMPQPQTHYFEVEMTFASPQKDYVDVKMPVWTPGSYLVREYAKNVEGFTASANNQPVRFEKINKNTWRIYSQKVPQVKINYKVYAFELTVRTSFLDAEHGYANGASVFMYPDGLQKEKSEIKVVPFKDWKVVSTALAPASESQPFTFQAADYDEVVDSPIEIGNHNVWQFEVNGVPHQVAMFGESNVNKDKFLADLKKITTTATQIMGDQPINRYLFIIHNTSNGGGGLEHKYSTTLQVKKWNYASAAGYNSILSLAAHEYFHLWNIKRLRPAGLGPFNYDAETYTNLLWVSEGFTSYYANLIVRRSGFQSNEQYLNTIAKEISDLENTPGVRVQSAAESSFDAWIKYYRPNENSINAGTSYYSKGSVIGTLLNLEILQRTKGRKNLDDLMRQLYQQYYKKLDRGFTDAEFKQAAESVAGGKLDAFFNDYIYGTKTPDYVAYFNYAGLHFVNLNTNKPEASLGAKVSLTTGKQIVTTVLRDGSAWQGGLNVNDEIIALNGYRITDGVNLSLSGARAGQPISLLINRDGQMLTLEFPLVATETRRFEITPNEKAGKEQAAILNKWTNG